The Neoarius graeffei isolate fNeoGra1 chromosome 25, fNeoGra1.pri, whole genome shotgun sequence genome includes a region encoding these proteins:
- the slc27a4 gene encoding long-chain fatty acid transport protein 4, whose translation MLRLACTTVLLFVLRLLLALPWFQVLPALLIFFLGTGGWNSLRVFMKTIGRDLHAAVVLLKVKLNVMRHLRERNTIPRIFAESVQKYGDKTALIFEGTGERWSFRQLDEYSNRVANLLLERGFREGDVVVLFMENRSQYVGLWLGMAKIGVEAALINFNLRLEALVHCINISNAKAVVFGSELTDAMCEVHSSMGKTVKLFCSGDWDPKRVPEGTECLEPLLQAAPTHKPSQPQRGFTDRLFYIYTSGTTGMPKAAIVVHSRYYRMAALVYYGFRMRSEDVLYDCLPLYHSAGNIVGVGQCLIHGMTVVIKKKFSASKFWDDCIRYNCTIVQYIGEICRYLLNQPVRDVEQRHCVRMALGNGLRQSIWEEFMQRFNIPQIAEFYGATECNCSLGNFDNKTGACGFNSRILPFIYPICLVRVDEETMELIRGPDGVCIPCGPGEPGQLVGRIIQNDPLRRFDGYVNQNATTKKIAQNVFKKGDQAYLSGDVLVMDEFGYMYFRDRTGDTFRWKGENVSTTEVEGTLSRLLDMKDVVVYGVDVPGAEGKAGMAAIADPDHTTDLGKFSRELEKALPPYARPVFLRFLPEVNKTGTFKFQKTELRRDGFDPTVVSDKLYFLDCTKGCYVELDAELHRSITSGKQKL comes from the exons atgtTGCGGCTGgcgtgcaccaccgtgctgctcttcGTGCTCAGGCTGCTCCTGGCTTTGCCCTGGTTTCAGGTTCTTCCTGCTCTCCTCATCTTCTTCCTGGGAACCGGAGGATGGAACTCGCTGCGTGTGTTTATGAAGACCATCGGCCGAGACCTGCA TGCCGCCGTGGTGCTGTTGAAGGTGAAGCTGAACGTGATGCGACACCTGCGCGAGCGGAACACCATCCCCAGGATCTTTGCCGAGTCAGTGCAGAAGTACGGTGATAAGACGGCGCTGATCTTTGAGGGCACGGGCGAGCGGTGGAGCTTCAGGCAGCTGGACGAGTATTCGAACCGCGTGGCCAACCTGCTGCTCGAGCGCGGCTTCAGGGAGGGCGATGTGGTGGTGCTGTTCATGGAGAACCGCTCGCAGTATGTGGGCCTATGGCTGGGCATGGCCAAGATCGGCGTCGAGGCGGCGCTCATCAACTTCAACCTGCGTCTGGAGGCCCTGGTTCACTGCATCAACATCTCCAACGCCAAAGCCGTGGTGTTCGGCAGCGAGCTCACTGACG cgatGTGTGAGGTGCACAGCTCCATGGGGAAAACTGTAAAGCTCTTCTGTTCTGGTGACTGGGATCCTAAACGAGTTCCTGAGGGAACAGAGTGTTTAGAGCCACTCCTCCAGGCCGCGCCCACACACAAGCCCAGCCAACCGCAGCGCGGCTTCACCG ATCGTCTCTTCTACATTTACACTTCTGGAACTACGGGAATGCCGAAAGCTGCCATCGTCGTCCACAGCAG GTACTACCGTATGGCTGCGCTGGTGTATTACGGGTTCAGGATGCGGTCGGAGGACGTGCTGTACGACTGTCTCCCGCTTTATCACTCAGCAG GGAACATCGTGGGCGTCGGTCAGTGTCTGATCCATGGCATGACCGTCGTCATCAAGAAGAAGTTCTCAGCATCCAAGTTCTGGGATGACTGCATCAGATACAACTGCACG atagtGCAGTATATCGGTGAGATCTGTCGTTATTTGTTGAATCAGCCGGTGCGGGATGTGGAGCAGCGTCACTGTGTGCGCATGGCGCTGGGTAACGGTCTGCGTCAGTCTATCTGGGAGGAGTTCATGCAGCGCTTTAACATTCCACAGATCGCTGAATTCTACGGTGCCACTGAGTGCAACTGCAGCCTCGGCAACTTCGATAACAAG accggTGCGTGTGGCTTTAACAGCCGTATCCTGCCCTTCATCTACCCCATCTGTCTGGTCAGAGTGGACGAGGAAACCATGGAGCTCATCAGAGGACCTGATGGAGTGTGTATACCGTGTGGTCCAG GTGAACCGGGTCAGCTGGTGggcagaatcatccagaacgacCCCCTGAGACGCTTCGACGGCTACGTGAACCAGAACGCCACCACTAAAAAGATCGCACAGAACGTCTTTAAGAAAGGAGACCAGGCCTACCTGTCAG GAGATGTCCTGGTGATGGACGAGTTCGGCTACATGTACTTTAGAGACCGTACGGGAGACACGTTCCGCTGGAAGGGTGAGAACGTCTCCACTACTGAGGTGGAGGGAACGCTGAGCCGCCTGCTGGACATGAAAGACGTGGTGGTGTACGGTGTAGATGTGCCAG GTGCAGAAGGTAAAGCGGGCATGGCGGCCATCGCAGACCCGGACCACACCACGGACCTGGGGAAGTTCAGCAGGGAGCTGGAGAAGGCGCTGCCCCCCTACGCACGCCCAGTGTTCCTACGCTTCCTGCCTGAGGTCAACAAGACAG GAACCTTCAAGTTCCAGAAGACGGAGCTCCGCCGTGACGGTTTCGACCCGACTGTGGTGTCCGATAAGCTCTACTTCCTGGACTGCACTAAAGGGTGCTACGTGGAACTGGACGCTGAACTCCACCGGAGCATCACCTCGGGGAAGCAAAAATTATAA